GCCATGGTTTCTTTTTATGATTCcataatattttgaaataaatcaaaaacatgAATCGGTCTCCTGTTAAACTAATGCAGTCTTATATCAAAAGTTATATCAATCAAAATCAATTCCATCAACTCCAATGCCTCATACAGCAGTTCTGTGaccttttataataaaaatgaaactggTCCTTATTTTTCAGAACGTGTTATCATGCTCAAACTAAAATGAAGTCTTCGAGATGTTTAGAAGGGGCCTCCAATGTTATCTAAGATGCTCTTGTGGTGTCCTGGCTGATCAGGAAGAAAACCACAGCACATCAGTTGTGTGTTTGAGgttttatccgctcataaataaaaaggaacaaaaaatgtagttgagtaaaaagtgggatatttgactttgaaacgTAGTGAAGTCAAAGTATCTCCAAATGGAAATAcgtcagtaaagtacagatacgtgtaAAAGCTACTtcagtacagtaacgaattacggtaacgaagtaaatgtaattctttactgtACTGATGTAGCTTTTACACTTTTTGCATCGCTCTACGCAGTACAAATCTTACTCATATGTGCGTCTTTGTTGCTTGTCTAGGAAACAAAAGTTTGATTCATACATATACATTCCAAATTGTTTAACGTTTCCACAGACAGAAATAACAGCTCTAACAGATATATTTTATACTCAATATCAGGGCATGGTGTGAAGCAGAGATCTACTGCAGACAGAATTGCAATGATCTGGCGAATGTGGAAGTCACCTGAGCATTAAACGTAAAGAGATTTTGTTCAGAACTCCTATAACTAATCAGTCCACTGTGAAAGTCCTAAGAGGTCATGCATTCTAATATTATtctcatatattattataattataatgtttcTCATTATCCCAACTCTATTTTTTTcatgatctcgacataacaaaGGTGGTTTTCTCATAATCACGTCTTAtttttctcgtgatctcgacatGAAAAATTTCATTTTTTGTAGACTAGTATTTAATTTTTCTGTATTTGCCCTAAGAGTACGTTCTAGAAGCAGCACTATCGGTTCGTATGTATGATGCTGGTTCTggaacatgctcttatgccgAATACGCTTAGTGATTACAAGGAAACAATGTAATTttgagatcacaagaaaatgaagtcatgatcacgagaaaacaagaaagaaaaggcaTGGGACTTCCGTAGACCACTGCAGATTTTTTACCACTGCATGGATTGTAGAACCTGATCATGTTCAACTGAGAGTTGGCCTTGTTGACAGTATTGCTAGTGGTGCATCAGGCccaattaattatataaaaacattttccttttactcaACTTGAATTAAACTTTTGTGATtatcctatttatttatttatttatttgttattaacaGGTGTAACTGAATTAACTACAAGAAATGTCATCAACCACTCTTTAGGAAACTCGCCGCCATTTTGGATCTCCGCCATTTTGTTTCCCTGCACCCCACCCCTTCAGCGGACTCGAGTTTGTGACGTCACGGCTTCACTACGGAACGCCGCTGGTGACCAGGCTCAGAAGCGCGGACTCGGTGAAGTCGGAGTTATTTGAGGTAAACCAAAGGGGAACTTTGCTTTCTGGTGGCGGTTTTAACAGCGCGGAATATTTCCGCATTGCGGGTAGTTGTTCGAAAACGCATTTGCGTTGTTTTGTAGCCCGCAAAGTCGTGTGTAACGGAGGTCGCAACTCGGGGCCTTTTTGGGCCTCTGCGCTGCCGTCGTTTTCGGAGCGTTGAGCACTCCAAAGCCCCGCCTCTGGCGCTTCCTATTGTATAGCGGCATCGCGTCCGCTGTTTCTATTGGACAGATCTTACGCCAGTCATACGTTTGTATCAATAGGAAGCGCATACACGCTTCAAACTGCACTACCGTTTGCGTTTTACATAAACGTCCTGGTAGACATGGGAGCTGGGGTtgattttttatgttgtttttttttctcttcaatcTAAAATCATCAGAAATTGTCAAAATTGGACCTTGTATATGATTAATATCTTGGTTGTTTCCAGGTCAAACCTATATAAGttctaagaggccatgcataatcatgtttttctttgtttcctgtttaattTCCCTGTGTATTCTGTATGAcatgtaaagagagagaggtagctgatatgatggagaggagaaaggtagatatgttgtgtgatcaggagaccaagtggaaagggagtaagaacaggaacattggaggtgtttaaaccgttctttcatggtgtggatggaaagagaaatggtgtaggggtgatcctgaaggaggagttcagtaagagtgtagtggaggtgaagagagtttcttcACGTTCTGAACgcaagttgcattgtgtgtttgtggatttagagaaagcatacgacagggtggagagaggagttttGTAtgaggtggaggttggactgcatcaaggatcggctctgagccctttcctgtttgcagtggtgatggaccggttgatggacgaggtcagataGGAGTCTTCGTGGACTAttatgtttgtggatgatattgtgatttgtgttgagaggagcctggagaggtggagatatgtgctggagagaaggggaatgaaagtcaggagtaagacagagtacgtgtgtgtgaatgagagggagggcagtggaggggtgcggttgcagggagaagaggtggagaaggtggaggagttcagatacctggggtcaacagtgcacagtaatatagagtgtgttagagaagtgaagaaaagagtgcaggcagggtggagtgggtggagaagagtgataacaaaagtaatttgtgatagaagagtatctgcgagagtgaaagggaaagtttataggactgtggtgagacgtgtgatgtatggtttagagacagtggcattgagtaaaagacaggaggtggagctggaggtagcagagctgaagatgttatgGTTTACATTAGGAGTGGACATGGGGTCTCACACAGAAGCGGCAACAGGACATATCTGCTACCAGATCTGATTTCAACGGTTTAAATGCTGGTTTTCcgactggcaaaaaaaaaaaaaaaaaaagaacctttgTACAATCCAGTTGTGCAATtagaaaaatgttatatatttttgatgCAAATAGCGGAGAATAATCGTGTGCATGAAAAATGCTGCCATTGATATGCAATTGGGATCAAAAGTATACGGACACCCCAACATCACACACTTTGGAGTTGCCACAAAGTTAGAAACACGATTGCATCTTTGTATTGCTGTAGCCATTCAGTTTCTTTCTTGAGGCTCAATCTCGAATACATGGTTTGCCACGGTTGCAGTCGAAGGGATGAAACCGGAACACTGACTCAACCCCAGAGATCCTCATCTTCATgttcttgtggatgaatgagtaCAAAACCACACAGTCCAGCTTTAAAATGAGAAAGATCTTCAGAGAAAAACAATTGGAAACTATTaagactgcaaaaaaaataaaaaatcttaaagTTTGTCTGTATAGCGTagctgtgtgtgtactttgtgatGGCTTCAAACTATACATACAGTAGGTAGGTTGGTTTTGACATGATACTTCAATCACACAGGTCCAGAAGACTCtcaaaattagaaatgagttgtGTAAGACATTTAGACATAGTGTGTGACATGGTGCGTTTTTATCTTGGTTACACCAAAGCAATTGGACAGTTTTGGATtgaaaattctttttaaatttttactgCCAGGTCGACCATCTGACACTAGAGGGCAGCAAAACTTAAACCCTAAAATAAATTCATGCACCAGTTTAACTATTTGCCGTTCGATAGTTGTGTTGAATGACTTGTGTACTGTTTCTTTTGTTGCCTCTCCTACAGTTGCTTTGTGAAATGGTTtcttaatactgaagacatggatCGTTTGCAGAGGAAGTTACGATCAAGGAAAGCGACGAGCGAGGAGCGGCCTGAGAATAAAGACGATAATGGTCAAAATAAAGGAACTCCGAGTCCAAGTGAACGCACTCACACTGTAGTCTCTAAAGAGGAGAATAACGGGCGTGCGTGTCGTGAGTGCGATTTTGTGGCTAAAACTCCTACTGCTCTGAAAATCCACTGCAGGAGGAAACACAATAGCTCTAAATCTGAGGGTGCGACAGGTGCAGCTGAAAAGGTTGCGGAGGAGAAATCATCTACAGACGAACCAAAATCATCAACGCCCCCTACTGACTCGCCCCATATAGACCAGCTCAGCTCTGGTGTAACCACTATAAATTCACCCAGCTCTGCAGCACCCCCTATAGACCACCGCAGTTCTGATGTAGCCTCTATAGATCCAATCAGCTCTGCAGTACCTCCTATAGACCACATCAGCTCTGGTGTAGCCCCTTCAGATACACTCAGCTCTGCAGCACCCCCTATAGATTACCACAGCTTTGGTGTAGCCTCTATAGATCTAATCAGCTCTGCAGCAGCCCCAATAGACCACCACAGCTCTAGTGTAACCCCTATAGATCCACTCAGCTCTGTAACAGCCCCTAACGAGCAGCTCAGTACAGAGACACCCCCTGTAGAGCAGCTCAGCTCTGGTATACTTGGTATACCTGCAATAGACCAGCTCGACAGTGGAACACAGCGTTTTGAGCGTCTGTACTGCAGGTGCTGCAGTTTTTACACTTGCACGGTCGAGGAGATGAACGCTCACCTGAGCGACGAGTCACACCTCAACTTGACGGCAGAGAAAAAAATCGGCCCGCTGTTCGAGCAGTGCGTTGAAAAAGTGCTTGTTATTTTATCGGACGAACCAAAAAGCGCAGACGTGCAGCGCGAACACGATGAAGGCGTCAGCGAATGTGCCACCGAGGACGCTGAAGGGATGGAACCCGCCGAACGCGCTTCATCAGAGGTAGCGGACGCTAGTGATTCGCACAAACGGAAACGCGGAAGGCCCAAGTCATCTCAGGTAATAAGCTGCAGTCACTGCGGCCTCGTGGCATCCAATCCCACAAACCTGAGCGTGCACATCCGGCGCAAACACAGCCGCCTATATGGCTTCCACTGCAAACTGTGTGACTACTCGTGCGTGACCAAAGGAGACATGGACCGGCACTGTGAAACCAAAAAGCATATTAAACGTGTGCAGAGCGACGGCGACGGACAGGAGGCAGTCATCACACTAAATCCAGAGCAGACTGCTCAGAGTGGCGAAAAAACGCCCAATGCACCGGACACTGAAACGCAGGAAACAGCAAATGTAGAACAAAAAGGCGAGGCAGAGGAAACCGGAAGTGACCCTCCCTGCAAAAAACCCAAGTACGACTCGGTGTACTCGTGCATTCACTGTTACTTCGTCGCTCATTCTGCGCTGTCGCTAGCCCTACACGTGCGCCGCAAGCACACCCGGGATTTCGAGTTCGTGTGCTTGGCGTGCAGTTATTACGCAGTGACCCGCAGAGAGATGTCCCGCCACACTGCAACCGAGAAACACAAATTCAAACGGCAGCGATACCTCAACAAAACGCACCAACCCGATGCGGAGAAACTCGATGAGAACGCAAGCCGACAAGCTGAATCCGGGAACCTATCGGATGGCGCCAACAAAGAAAACGCTCAGCAAAATCCTGACAACGCTCACCAACACAACAAGCATTCGAATACAGATACAGAACGAGCCTCCGGTGTTAATGATGCAAAAAATGACGAAGGAAAAGGAAGTGGTGGTGAGGAAGAGCTGAATAGGACCCCACAGCTGAAGTCCGGTGAAGACACAAATAGCTCAAAGGACTCAGAGTTTGCTGATCCATCAAACGCAGAGGAAGGTGACGAGGAATACAATAACGATGACGAAGAAGATGAGGAACAGGAGGATGAGGACGTGTGCGATACAGATGGTGAAAGTCCCTCCAGTGAGGGCCGCGTGTGCAGATCGACGGCGTTTGACGAGTGCGTCTTTTCCTTAAAACGGCCAGCAGATGGACCGCACGACAAAGACGACGGAGAGGCGTACATATCCCTCCAGCAGGCTGCGAAGATGCTGAAAATGTTGGAGGGACAAGAAGTGAGCACGCGGGTCCGTTGTGGCGATTGCGGCTTCTTGGCGGAGGGGCTCAGCGGCTTGAACGTCCACATCATGATGAAACACTCATCAAAGGAGAAACCCTTTCACTGCCTGCTCTGTGGGAAGTCGTTTCACTCGGACAGCAGCCTGCAGCAGCACCTGAGTAGCTCGGCGCACGTGCGGACGGAGCGCGGAAGCGTGGACGAGCGGCCCGATGGAGGCACCATCTTTCGCTGTGTGCGCTGCAATGAGCACTGCAGCTCGGAGCAAGAGCTGTTCTTCACATTAAAGAGAAACATGAGGAGCTGCTGCGCGAGGTCAACAAGTACGTGATGGAGGACACGGAGCAGATCAACCGTGAACGTGAGGAGAACCCTGGGAACGTGTGCAAATACTGTGGCAAGGTGTGCAAGAGCAGCAACTCCATGGCCTTCCTCGCTCACGtccgcacacacacaggtacacactcGGCCTTCTTACTATATAAGTCGTTGTCACCCCTGAGCTCCAGGGTCCCTGGTTTGATTCTGACCTCGGGTTGCTTTCTGTCTGGGACTTTTGTCTCGTTTGTCTGGGTTTCCagttttcttccattttccaaAATTGGCTATTTAAAATTTTAGGGGTGTTAGTCACAATTAAATTtcagttccctggtggtctagtggttaggatgcggcgctctcaacgctgcggcccaggttcgatccccggtcagggaaccaaccccagccactcttagtgccggtcccaaggccggataaatggggagagttgcattaggaagggcatccagcgtaaaaacatgtaccaaatcaaacatgcagatgagcCGCTATCtcgaccactaatgggagaagccgaaaaaaagtttacattttctaaaatttGAAATTTAATTCCTGCTTAGGAATTCCTGCTCGGGAAAAGCGTTGGCAATGACAGAAAGTGGTAGCGATTTCGCACATTTGCAGTACAAATCATCTTTCTGGTACGGAGCGGGTAGCCAGACTGGAGAAGTGTGAGTCACTGTAAGGAACTGTACCGAAATGGTTCAGTATGAATACTTGTACATTTACACCCCTACTAAATTGCCCCCCGAAGTGTAAATAAATTCGTGCAGTCTAATAAACTGGTGTCCCATCCAGGGTGCATCACTGCCTCATACCTTGCGATCAggataaagtaaataaatgagtgaattcatgaatacagtaaaaaaaaaaaaaaaaaaaagtctaaatcgCTGAACACgtgtttactttttatttagtaCGTATGTATATTTATAGGTTCAAAGCCATTCATGTGTAAGATCTGTAATTTTGCAACGGCCCAACTCGGAGATGCCAGGAATCACGTGAAGAGACATCTCGGCATGAGAGAGTACAAGTGTCACCTCTGTGGGTGAGTCGGTAtctttttattatgaattattcaatttttttgaCTGAAAGAGATGATGTTCATTCCAGCTTCAGGCCACAGAGGCACtgatgagtgtttttttttttttttttttttttttgaagagtaACTTCTGGTTTGTCGATGTACGTTTTCTTGCCTGGCACTGCTGAGCTTGTCTTCATACATACATTATTGCTTTAATTATAACCCGCTGCTCAATTAACCAAGGTTCATTTGGACCataataatattgtgtgtgtcaTACATATTGTTGTATTAGTCTGCCTTTTTAAGTGCCCACAGTGGACaagtgtaaacattttaaacccaAAACACAGAGTTTTTATTGGTGTGAGATAAACATAATTGATGCTAACTGACCGACTCATAAGAACAGAACAGGGATcttgtgcatctccataactgaggccgatgcgattcacatctcgatgcatatggtacagatagttcacaTTTATGTCCTTGGTTCAAACAGACAGCAAATTATTAATGTACTTAATACTTAGTACTGACTTGCCTTCCGAAtttaacgcatggccctttcagaAACAGGCTttgtactgcaaaaaaaaagaaagaatatagattaaataaaaccagacattccCAGTTCTGtcttcaggaagatgcagctctacctctgccatgtcaatctagaAGCCTCAAACTTCGTAGTGTTTGAATGCATCATAtttacgtagcagcagtggtgctgaaagAACGCAGTTGAGAAACGTGGTAGCTCTAAGGTTGGGGTTTTAAGCCCTAGTACTGCTAAGCTGcaactgttgggcccttgagcaaggcccttaatgctCTCTGCTTTAGGTTCTGTATCATGCCAGTTGGGACAAGCTGGGATTTACAAAgcagaaaagaatttcactgtgctgtattgtatattaaacaaataaagggTTCTTCTTCTTTAACCTGCCCATACACATTCTTTCACACTCTGATCTTGTTGTAGGTGGGCTTTCGTGATGAAGAAACACCTGAACACTCATTTGCTGGGAAAACATGGACTAGGCCAGCCAAAAgagaggtaacacacacatttctcatgTATGCAAAGAATGTATtatgaacacacactgaatattttatctGGTAAAATATGAGGTATCCTACCAACTGTGGAAAGACACATACCAGCTATTTGCAACTTGGTTACAGAAGGGTCACTCTGCTTTTGCTGTGATCTCAGGAGGTCACAGATGCTTTGGCAGCCCACTGCTTAAGCCCTGGGTATCATTTTCTTGGGTTGGCAGCAGGCAGTTGTTTTTAGCACCCTCAAGAAGCTTGCAGTCTCACGTGTTAAAACAAACCtcacgtggcatcagtgattcgcctctttTGTACTGTTTAATGACTTCTCAGCCGCTCCAGCAGcagacgcaacccggaaaaactatcggtatggatatTTGCCGATAACCAATAGTAGTAGTAGCCCATGGTAGTCAATATGGTAATTGGAGATCAGGAGAATTTATTGATGCACCAAAGAGACAGTGGCCCCTGCAAATCCCTGCTGAGGTTTTCAAGGGGTAACTTGAAATTGTGGTGAGATAATAGATGGGAACTGCTGGTTATGGTCTTCTGTTAAACATCGCAGCACCGAGGTACCCCAATTCCGGATCAttgtatatgaggtggtatcagaaaTTTTCttgactagttttgtaacacgccaacagatggcagcacaaggctgcacaaggcatgcacagtcacagggagcaccgaccttcataagttgGTGTGACAAACATCCTGTGTACTTCGAAAGCTGAGCAACttgtgctattctgaccatatGCGTTACCAcctctgctattctgaccatgtgcgcaCCCTGTCACTGAGCTTTTCATCGGGAACAACATGATTTCACTTCTacacccaccctactccccagatttggctcctgtggactttgccctcttcccgaagatgacaATCCAGCTCAAAGTTGCCGTTTTGATTCAGcgtgaatcgcagaaggtgccaGACATGCTTCAGTGacagtgtgtaaacgtagataaataaagtcttgaaactttttgataccacctcaaaCTGTGATGAACAGCGGAACCAGTCGCACAGACCTGCATGGGTCTACGTATATCTGGGTATTTTTATTGAAGCTATGCACCACCTACTTGCATTGTTGAGGCAGGATTGTTCAGGGTTGGGCCCAGCCtcctatttttcatttttcttagtCCTCAGAAGTACCGGTTAGGTCCAAAGTTGGCAGGATGTCATCCTCCTGTTCCTTCAGAAGTCCTCCTGCTGATTTCTCAGTCGCCTAGGTCATGGGTGTCGCACTGCTCTCCTGTGACCAAGCGGGTAAATTTGGTTTCACACCAACACGGTGCTGAAAGGTTCCTGTCCCACGCTGTGTTATCAACAAATGGCAACGGGAACAGTGGTACTTCCCTTCTGTCACAGGTTGAATGTTAACTACAGATTCAGAAATAATGGAGTTCAGGAAAGTGTGTGAGCAGGGGaccatgctgtgtgtgtgtgtgtgtgtgtgtgtgtgtgtgtgtgtgtgtgtgtgtgtgtgtgtgtgtgtgtgtgtgtgtcagagagtgATAGAAAAGCATCGTGTACtttcatccacccatccatcggCCCAAACCGATGGCTATTTTTACACAAGTAagatatgtgtttgtttgtgtgtgacagTTTTCAGAGGTATATATAAATTCTGAAATATGACAAACCCGAGTCCCAGTTATACTCCTGACCCTTAATGCAACGGATTGTGGGAGCTGAAAAATCATTACACCTTAATGATTTTACGCTAataacccttttttttatatagcgtGTTTATTACACTGTGATTATCGCTGGAATGAAACACAACAAGCATTAATTTGCTGCATATTCAgcagtgtgtttgggtgtgtgtgtgatatttagaTATTAAGCTCATTACTCACTGTTGCTTTATTATATGGCCATATCAGTGGTGTTGAACCAATCGGCGCTTAccgttttcacacacacataatcatgTATAcgggttctttctctctctctctctctctctctctctctctctatctatatttctctttctttctatatctGCAGTCAGTCTCAATGGACACTAGACACTGCAATGCATTGTtacttaatataattttacactataactatatactatattattgttgtgtttaatgatttatttgtgtgcgcgtgtgcagGAAGTACGATTGTGAACTGTGCGAGCGGAGTTTTAGCGAGAAATGGGCCCTTAATAACCACATGAAGCTTCACACTGGAGACAAACCCTTTAAATGCCCTTGGTCATCTTGTCACTATGCCTTTCTCACACACTCGGCCATGAAGGACCATTACAGGACGCATACGggtaaacagaaacacacacactctttctacCTCCACCTTACACTGTGTAAAATTATTGAGATTCAGCAGAAAtgtatttagaataaaaaaaaaagtattacttTATAGGTGGGTGTGGTTATTTTATTATGGGTTATGGTTTGCATTTGAGGTGTAGATATATAAAGGGTTGGTGAGGGGGTGTGCTTAGTATTGAACTCGAGGCTAATTTCATCAAGTTAACGACGTAATTCATTGGTTTAAAAAGTGCATAGGATACGAGTGGGCATTCGTATCGCGATGCGccatttattaacacatttccgtctgtaaaaaatatgaatttatatataattattagtagatgctatacttttattttaaaaagtgaccaatattttgtAGGTAGATCGATTTTGACGTATCACAAGGGCCggggcgtgtcctgagagtcacataaaatatagattgacatggcagaggtagagctgtaacttcctttAGACAGGACAGGAAAAGAAagtcttgttttattttgatcttttttgcactacaaaggcttGTTGTAAAAGGCCCAtgagttagaagtcagaaggcacttaagtacatatgatttgctgtctgttttAAATCAAGGAAATTAAAGTAAACAATCTGTACGGTAGTGAATTGCATAGCATAATTACAAATGTTCTTTTTCCCGTCGCATTAAATCGCATCAggagctgcttcatatgtatgtttaatgtattgtattgttggcTATACATCAATGTGTTGGTCAGAGTGAATGTTCAATAGGAATCTATAtgtgttcattttaatttttatttacgtTTTTTTGAGTGGTTTG
The genomic region above belongs to Silurus meridionalis isolate SWU-2019-XX chromosome 20, ASM1480568v1, whole genome shotgun sequence and contains:
- the znf407 gene encoding LOW QUALITY PROTEIN: zinc finger protein 407 (The sequence of the model RefSeq protein was modified relative to this genomic sequence to represent the inferred CDS: inserted 1 base in 1 codon), giving the protein MASNYTYSSCFVKWFLNTEDMDRLQRKLRSRKATSEERPENKDDNGQNKGTPSPSERTHTVVSKEENNGRACRECDFVAKTPTALKIHCRRKHNSSKSEGATGAAEKVAEEKSSTDEPKSSTPPTDSPHIDQLSSGVTTINSPSSAAPPIDHRSSDVASIDPISSAVPPIDHISSGVAPSDTLSSAAPPIDYHSFGVASIDLISSAAAPIDHHSSSVTPIDPLSSVTAPNEQLSTETPPVEQLSSGILGIPAIDQLDSGTQRFERLYCRCCSFYTCTVEEMNAHLSDESHLNLTAEKKIGPLFEQCVEKVLVILSDEPKSADVQREHDEGVSECATEDAEGMEPAERASSEVADASDSHKRKRGRPKSSQVISCSHCGLVASNPTNLSVHIRRKHSRLYGFHCKLCDYSCVTKGDMDRHCETKKHIKRVQSDGDGQEAVITLNPEQTAQSGEKTPNAPDTETQETANVEQKGEAEETGSDPPCKKPKYDSVYSCIHCYFVAHSALSLALHVRRKHTRDFEFVCLACSYYAVTRREMSRHTATEKHKFKRQRYLNKTHQPDAEKLDENASRQAESGNLSDGANKENAQQNPDNAHQHNKHSNTDTERASGVNDAKNDEGKGSGGEEELNRTPQLKSGEDTNSSKDSEFADPSNAEEGDEEYNNDDEEDEEQEDEDVCDTDGESPSSEGRVCRSTAFDECVFSLKRPADGPHDKDDGEAYISLQQAAKMLKMLEGQEVSTRVRCGDCGFLAEGLSGLNVHIMMKHSSKEKPFHCLLCGKSFHSDSSLQQHLSSSAHVRTERGSVDERPDGGTIFRCVRCNEHCSSEQELFXHIKEKHEELLREVNKYVMEDTEQINREREENPGNVCKYCGKVCKSSNSMAFLAHVRTHTGSKPFMCKICNFATAQLGDARNHVKRHLGMREYKCHLCGWAFVMKKHLNTHLLGKHGLGQPKERKYDCELCERSFSEKWALNNHMKLHTGDKPFKCPWSSCHYAFLTHSAMKDHYRTHTGEKSFLCDLCGFAGGTRHALTKHRRQHTGERPFRCDLCSFASTTQSHLTRHKRVHTGEKPYRCPWCDYRSNCAENIRKHILHTGKHEGVMMYNCPRCDFCTNSPSEFRNHLKDKHIDIENPDLAYLHAGIVSKSFECRLKGQGSTYVEADAPFMPDEGRLGAETLQQVIIIQGYGEEAELQGTEMEEAELEESAAATLQTLAMSSVNGELLQVTQDGSIIPYTHKNYVLVESSGSGAEQTLQMAEKALHEANPDGTAPSTALDALLCAVSEIDQQDGATQQDIRTTQQQVHAQGEGQEAVQVYGEVVRVLGHAPDEVLQFAASQLMMREGLTQVIVNDEGTHYIVTEVAEGDVYAQSEGVVSGQEVGLVDDSGNQSGEAQVTYDPVSLKQDAQE